Within the Peptococcus niger genome, the region GCAAGGGTCGCTTTTTTGTTAACTTAAGAAGAATGACGCATGGTTTTCTTGTTATGGCGTGTTTTCGTTAACATGTTCCAGCAGAAAACCAGGGGTCATTTTTCATTGGATTTAAAGTATAACATTAAGAGGAACTAAAAAATGATGTTCATCCTTTGCAAAATAGGGTAGACTACAGGTAAGGCTGATTGCATTGGAGGAATGATCACATGGAAGTTTCAAACATTATGGAAAAAGAGGTTTACTTTGTGACGACTGCTGCCGATGTGGCGGAAACGATGCGCTATATGGTGGATAAAAATATTTCCGGTGTGCCGATTTTAGACGAGGCCCATCGTTTGGCCGGGTTTGTATCGGATGGCGATTTAATGGCCTACTTGTTTAAATTAGGCAAGCGGCATGACCCCTTATTTGCAGAAAGCTTGGCAGCGCTGACAGACCATGATTTAGAAAAAAATAAGGCCCTGACGGAAGAACTGCAGAACACAAAGGTGCTATCGCTGGCAACGCGGAAGGTTATTACGGTGCAAGAACACGATACCTGTGAAGAGGCGTGCCGGTTTTTAGGCAAGAAGCAAATCAAAAAAATGCCCGTGGTGGATACGGATAACCGGGTTGTGGGCGTCTTGAGCCGGTCAACGGTGGTACGTTATTTATATGATTATTTGACGGGTCAGGCGGCGCATGGGACAGATGAGGCTTCAACAAATTAAATAAAGGACCCCCTTTTCGCTAGAGGCTTGCTCTAGTGAAAGGGGGTCCCTTTAGATTTCCAAAACATAGATGGTTTCCAGCAGTTCGCTGTATAGGTTGGTTTTATGCTTCCATTTAAAATTATGCCCGAGGGAGACGTTGACGTAGGTGGTGCCGTTTTTCGTCAAGCTGCGGCGAATGTGTGAGTGGGCGCAAATGCAGAGGTCCACGCCGTAGGTTTCATATAACTCGGCGTAGTATTTGCTGCCCATGAAGGCAACAGTGGTCGCCCAGACGTGGCTGCTTTTATACATCTCCGCCAGGGGCAGCATGTGGATGACAGAGCAGATCTTATAGTGCTTGCCATTTTCCCGTTCGCGAATGGTGCGCAATTGTCGCTCCATGAGCATTAGGCTTTTGGCGGTTATTTTTTCGTTGATAAAGGGGCTTTCTTTTTTATCCTGCAAGTACTTATACTCAGGATTGCGGTGTAAAAAGCGACGCTTGGCCAGGGCGTCCATCCGCCTGTAATTGCGGTGGAGGGAGTAGTCATACCAGCTTGGACCGCCGATGATGCACCATTGGCCGTGAACAATGGGGTTCTTAAACAAAGACGTGCGCTCATCGTTTAACATGAGGTCCATATACTCATCGGCGTCGAGGCAGAGCTTGTTTTTACTTTGCTCAGGCAGGCAATAGAGCTCATGGTTGCCGGGAATTTGCAGGACTTTTGTGTTTGTTCGACTGCGCAGCTTGGCGTAAAAGGTCAAGGCTTGTTCGGCCCCGGTCAGGGTGTCGCCGCAGAAAACAATGGTGTCCAGCTTGAGACAGTTACATGCCTCTGCCAAAGCGGTTAAAAAATCGTGGTGTGTGTTGTAATCAATGTGCAAATCGCCGATAAATCCGATGCGCATGTCCTCACCTCCATATCCTGTATAAGATGATGCTATCATTGGGGTAAAATCATGTCAAGACGCTAGATTTCCTGTTGCAATGACGCAGAATATGGTATACTGAAAAAAAGTAAACTGACTTTTGAAAAAAGAGGTGCGTTTATGGATAAACGAATTTACAATAAATTGGTGCGCGACCGGGTGCCGGAAGCCATTGTGGCCGGGGGCGATCAGTGTGTCCATACGGTGATTGATGATGACAAGGCCTTTTTAGAGGCCTTAGATGAAAAGCTGGATGAAGAACTGGTGGAGTACCAGATCAGCAAGGATGTTGACAAGCTGGCAGATGTGCTGGAAGTCATTTATGCCATCTGTGAAGCGCATGATATGCAGTTTCAGGATTTGGAAAAAATTCGACGGGACAAACGGGCCCTGCGCGGTGGCTTTAAGAAAAAATTTTTATTGCAGGAGATTCATGAAACCAGATAAGCGACGTGCCGCCGGTACGTCGCTTCTTTTATGTCAATAAAGGGTCAAGAAAAGATGGAGGATCTGTATGGACACACTTAAAGTTGCCTTGATTCAAATGCCTGTCGTTACAGATAAGGCGGCTAATTTGCAAAGGGCTGAGGCCGCCTTGCGTCAGGCAGCGGCAGAGGGGGCTCAATTGGCGGTATTGCCGGAAATGTGGAATACGCCCTATGATACGGCTGTTTTTGCCGACTACGCCGAGGATACTGAGGGGGCCAGCTGCACCCTCTTGCGCCGGGTGGCCCGGGAGACGGGCATGGTGGTTGTCGGCGGCTCGATTGCTGAAAAAGACGCCCAAGACCGCATTTACAACACCTGCTTTGTTTATGATGAAAGCGGCGCCCTCCTGGCCTTTCACCGGAAGCGCCACCTGTTTGATATTGATGTGCCCGGCGGACAATACTTTAAGGAGTCGGATGTGCTCACCTCGGGGGCATCCAGTACGACCTTTAGCGCCCTGGGCTGGACCTTTGGCGTCGGCATTTGCTTTGATATGCGCTTTCCCGAGCAAGCGGCAGACATGTGCGCCGCCGGGGCGGAGTGCCTGATTTATCCGGCGGCCTTTAACCCCACCACCGGGCCGATGCATTGGTCGCTCTTGCTGCGGGCGCGGGCCATGGACGCGCAAGCCTGGACCTTGGCCTGCGCGCCGGCCCGTCGCCTTGACAGCGGCTACACCAGCTGGGCCCATTCCATGGTGGTCAACCCCTGGGCGACAATTGAGCATGATTTGGGGACGGAGGCCGGTCTTCGCCTGGCAAGGATCGACAAAAGCAGCTTACAGGCGGTCCGGACACAAATCCCCCTCCGGGAGGCGCGCCGATGACCCTTTTTTACTTGGAATTACAGGGAACGCTCCCGATGGCGGAAAGTTTAAAAGAAAAGCGGATGCCTTTGGAAAGCCTAAAGGCCTCGCTTAAACGACATTACAATGTGTCTGTTTTGGAAGTGGGCGATCGAGATAAATGGCAGGTGGCCTTGATCGGGATTGCCGGGCTGGCCGGCAGCGATGCCCAAGCCGACCGCTCGATGGACGATATCATCAACCACGCCGATTTGAACTGGCCGGGAGATATTCGCGTTCAAGACCGTATTTTTCTACTGTAAAGGCAGCAAAGAAAAGGAGACAGGTATGCATATTTTACTGACCAATGATGATGGCGTTTTTGCGCCCGGCCTTGCAACCTTGGCCCGTCACATCATTGAAAAAACCGATCATCGCTTGAGCATTATTGCGCCGGAAGTGGAACAAAGCGGGAAAAGTCGCGCCATAACACTTTTTCGGTCCATGGCCCTCAAACACGTGCAAATCCCTACGTTGATGACGCCGACCTTCAGCGTTGACGGCACGCCGGCCGATTGTGTGCGCGTCGGCTTGCGGTACTTGCTGGAAGATGTGGACTTGGTCCTATCGGGCATCAATTACGGTGTAAACGTGGGCGGAGACGTGCCCTATTCGGGAACGGTCAGCGCTGCTTTAGAGGCAGCACGGTTGGAAAAACCCGCCATTGCCCTATCGGCGCAGATATCGGGCCGGCAGGTCTTCTTTGATACCGCGGCGGAGGTCTTGCTCCAATTGCTGGATATTTTGCCGGACGAATTTTACCACAGCCGAACGGTTCTCAGTGTAAACACCCCCGCCAGGCCCCATGCAGACCTGGTTGGCTTGAAAGTGATCAATTGCGATGCCCACATCACCGATGAATACGAATGGGTCGGCACAGCTGGCGATGTTGAGTACATCCGCATTTGCAACCGCTATCCGGAGCAACTGACCGTTGAGACAGACCTACACTATGTGCGTCAAGGTTACGCTACCCTTTCACCTTTATCGCAAATTGTCAGTTCCGAAGATGAGATGCTGCTTTTAGAGGAATGGCTGCAGTCTTAAAGGGCTGAGGCAAGGGTCAGCCACCGCAAAAGATGATGCGCCCAAGGATTTTGACGGGAAATCTTTATCAATTGGAGATAAAGTCTCTATTTTCCCTTGACAATCTATGGGCAACGGCATATAATAATGCGGTATGATTACCACCGATGACAGATCCAGAGCCCCGGATCACATGGTGAATAGTCACGAACACACATGAGATTCCGTATAAGGAGGATAAACAATGCGTACAACCTACATGGCCAAAGCCGGCGAGGTCGATCGTAAATGGTATGTCATCGATGCCGCAGGCAAACCTTTAGGTCGCGTAGCCACTCAAGTGGCAGCTATCTTACGCGGCAAACATAAACCTACTTTTACCCCGAATGTTGATTGCGGTGACTATGTTATCGTTATCAATGCAAAAGACGTTGTCTTGACGGGTAAAAAAGAAAGCCAAAAGAAATACCACCATCACAGTGGTTACCCGGGTGGCTTAAAATCCACCACCTACGGGGATTTGAAACAACGCAAACCGTCCTTTATGTTTGAACGCACCGTTAAAGGCATGCTGCCGCACAACCGTCTCGGCCGCAAAATGTTCGGTAAACTGAAAGTTTACGATGGTGCTGAACATCCGCATGCTGCACAACAGCCGATTGTTTTAGACAAATAAGAACAGGAGGACTCAAATGGCTCAGATTCAATATTACGGCACAGGCCGTCGCAAAAGCTCTGTTGCACGGGTCTACCTTGTTCCCGGCAATGGCAATGTAACCATCAACGGTAAAGACATGGCAGCGTATTTCGGCAAAAAAACGCTGGAAATGATTGTTCGTCAACCGCTGGAACTGACTGAAACCACAGGTCGTTTCGATGTGCGTGTCAACGCCACCGGCGGCGGCAGCACCGGCCAAGCCGGCGCCATCCGCATGGGCATTGCCCGCGCACTGTTGGAAGCAGATCCGGACTACCGTCTGCCGTTAAAACGTGCTGGCTTCTTGACCCGCGATTCTCGCATGAAAGAACGTCATAAATACGGTCTTAAGAAGGCCCGTAGAGCACCGCAATTCTCCAAACGTTAACCAGTATTTTTCCAACACAGACACCCTCGGCCGTTTTCGGCTGAGGGTGTTTTTGCTTTCCCGGAGGCTGGAGATGGAGGGGTGGGGTTGAGCCCTCTTGTGCCTCTTGCCAGCGCCTTGTAAGGGCGGCATGGTCCCGGAGGGCTTCTTGGCATAAGATTTTGTCGATTGGCGCAAGCCATATCTGTAAAAATTGAGCTGATGTGCTAAAATAATTGGGAAAGGAGGGCGGCCATGAGCCTTAATAACCGAGCCAAACGTGATTTAAGCATTGACGGGGTTAAGTTTGCGACCCTTTGGTTAGTGGTGCTGGGGCATGTTCTGCTTTTTTACGATCCGGCCTGCCCGTCGCTGTTCAACATGGTCCCTGTTGCTGTACCCGGGGCAGGTCCCATGGCCCGCGCTATTTATAGCTTTCATATGCCGCTCTTCTTCATGCTGGCAGGTATGGTTTATCGTCCAGGAAAGGGCTGTGGTGCTTTCATTTGGAAAAAGGTCAAGCGGCTCTTATTACCGAGCATGGCAGTCTTCATCAGTCTTATGATTCCGACGCTGCTGTATTTGGGCTATTACACACCTCTGACCTGGCGGGATTTTGTCTTTAATTATAATTTACGGCATGTGTGGTATGCCCATGCGCTTTTTTGCATCTTTGTTTTAAACCGGCTTTGCGATGCGCTTCATATGCCCAAATGGCTCAAACTGCTGGCGGCGGGGCTGGTGTTCTTCATCCACCCGGCTCTGCCAATCAATTGTTTGGGGCCGAACATTATCTATTTCCAGATTGGAGAGGTCTTTGGCAAGCGCTTTAATTGCCGCCCGGCAATTTGGCTGACGGCAGGGTTGGCCTTTGCCCTAGTATTTTACACTGCCGGTGGGCGGGAATGGCCTCCAGTGGTGCAGGACTTCTACGTTTTGGGGCTGGCTGTCACCGGCGGATTATTTTTTTACAATCTTGCCAAGCACATTCATTATCATTCTAAAGAACAACTGGGCGTGTATTTGCTCCATCCGATGATTATTTACCTGATTCATCATGCGCTGCAGGCCTACCATTTGCCCAGCTGGCCACTCATCATTGGCGTTACAGGGGTATCTTTTGCCCTGTCCATGGCCTTGACGCGCCTCTACCATTTGCTGGTAAGGGACCGGCTGATTCCGGCAGCGAAGTCGCTTTTAGCCGGCGGGGTTGGACGATGAGGGAGCTTACTGAAAAATAGTTGAAAGGTGTCTTTGTAACTTTTCCGATGATTGTTGTTACAGGCGCCTTTTGCTATACTTAAATGTGACCGGAAGCCGTTTATGGCGCGCCGGAAACATGTTTTTACTTTTTGGTAGGAGCGATAGAAATGAAAATTATCATTGTTACTGAGATCTTCTATCCTTCCATAAACGGCGTTGCAACACGTATCGTGGAGGCGATACGGTATTTGAAACAAGCCGGTCACGATGTAACGGTGTTAACATCAACGGGACAAACGAGGGTATTTGAAGGGGCTGAGGTCATTGCGCTGGGGCGCCACCGGTTTCCCATGTTGGGGCAATTGCGCTGGCTGAGCGTGGCGTCCGTATTACGGCGTTTGATTTATGAACAGGAGCCGGATGTGATTCACATTGTCAATGCGTCCTTATTCGGTGCCTGTGGGGCCCTGACTGCACGGCAGCTGGGGATTCCTTTGGTGATGAGTCATCATTTTGATGCGGCAGCCTGGTTTCGGACCCACCGTTTTTGCGGGTCGAGCTGCCGCCAGCTATACTGGAAGGTGGCTAAACGGTGCCACAATTGTGCCGATATTAATTTGGCAATATCTTTGGCACAGCGGGAGCGGCTTCGCGCCAAGGGTTTTGACCGGGTGGCCTGTATTAAGCCGGGCGTTTCGACAACGACCTTTCATCCCCGTCACGCCGATGCGGAGATGCGGCAGCGTTTAAGCGGTGGCCATCCAGATAATTTATTGCTGCTCTTTGTCGGCAAGTTAGATAAAGATAAGAACATTGACCGTCTGAAGGCCTTATTACAGCGGGCCCCGGATTTGCATTTGGCCCTTGTCGGCAATGGGCCCATGCGCAAAAAACTGCGCCGCCATTTCCCGGCAGACCAGGTGGTCTTTACCGGTCGCTTGACCGGTGACGTCTTGGCTGCGGCCTATGCGTCCTGTGATGTCTTGGTCTACCCTGCAGAAAAAAATGATTTGGCCCTGGTCGTCCTGGAGGGGATGGCCTCCGGTTTACCAGTGCTGGCTCAAGATACGCCGGCCATGCGTCTGCAACTGGAAGACGGGAAAACCGGCTACCTGGTATCATTTACATCTACCGATGATTTGATGGATAAAATCAATGAATTGCGCAATCCGGAACGGCTCAATGCCATGTCTGTTGCAGCCCGCCATTATTCGGAGCAATACAGCTGGACGGTCAGCAGTCAGCAATTATTGGACTATTATCACTTGGCTGTTGCCCACCGGCGTAAGCAGGCCTTTATCCGTTGACATCCAGTTGAGCAGTTGAAAGGAAGATTCCATGCAAGAAAAGATCTTAGTGGTGGAAGACGAAGAGAATATCCGCCAGAACATTGCCGATTATTTTGCAGACCAAGGCTATGCGGTATTAGAGGCAGCAGACGGTGAACAGGCCTTGGACGTTTTTGAGGCGCAGAAACCGGATTTGATTATTTTGGATTTAATGCTGCCTAAGATAGATGGCATCGATGTTTGTAAACAAATTCGTCGGGAACACACCACACCGGTTATTATGTTGACCGCCCGGAGCGAAGAAATTGATAAACTTCTCGGCTTAGAATTGGGGGCAGATGACTACATCACCAAGCCCTTTTCCTTACGTGAATTAAACGCGCGGGTCAAGGCCGTTTTTCGACGCAGCCGGCCGGTCGCTGATCACACAGAAGATGTCCGGGTTTTCGGGCCGCTTAAGATTAATTTGGACCGCCGTGAAGTTTGGCTGAACGGGAAAACTGCCGACTTGACGCCGTCAGAGTATGCCATTTTAGTGACCTTGTCCGAAAATGTCGGCCGTCCGTACAGCCGTTTACAACTTTTAACCGCCACCCTAGGCGAAAGTTATGCCGGCTATGAACGGGCTATTGATACGCATGTGAGCAATTTGCGGAAAAAGATTGAACCCAATCCGCAAAAGCCCATATTCATTCAGACCGTTTACGGGCTGGGGTATAAGTTTGGGGATAAGTATGAGCCTGTCAAAGAAGATTAGCCTGGTCCTTCTCTCGGTGGTTACCATCGGCGGGCTGCTCATTGGCGGACTGACCATTGACAGCACCACCCGGTCTTTTGACCAATATTTGTTTGAAACGCGCCAATCGGAAATCAACGAATGGTGTGACATCTATTTGGATTATTACACCAGCCACAACAACAGCTGGAAAGGCGTTGAACAGCTGAATGTGAGCGAAGAAACCGATTTGACGATTTACCTGGGGCAAGCCTACCAACGCCCCATCGTCTTAGTTTCAAAAGACGGGCGCATCTTGGTGCACCCACAGCGCAACTTTATCGGGCTGACCGTTAACGCCTCTTTGCTGAACCACGGCTTTCCCCTGGAAAAGAATGATAAGGTCATCGGCTACTTGCTGCCGATGGATTATTTTGACCATAAATTTTGGGTGCTGGAAGAAAGCTTCATTCGCAATGTTAGCCGGTCGGTGATTAAGGGGATTTTAGCAACCAACTTAATAGCCGCCTTGATTGCCCTTATTTTATCTCAAAATATGGTGCGGCCCTTGCGCGACCTCATTAAGAATGTGCGCGATATGGGCACCAACGACCACTTTGTCCCGGTTGCCGTTTATTCTGACGATGAAATTGGTGAATTGGCCGGCGCCTTCAACCAAATGGGACTGGAAATTGAAAAAAACAGCGAGGCACGCACTCGGCTGTTCGGTGATATCAGCCACGAATTACGGACGCCTTTGGCCGCCATCGGGGCTACCCTGGAAAATAAATTGTTGCGCAGCGAGGCCCTACCGCCGGAGGAAATATCCGCCCTATATGATGAAGTGCTGCGCATGAGCAATCTGGTCAAAGAATTACAAAGCATTTCACGATTGGATGCCGGGCATTTGGAGCTGTCCAAGACCTTGATTGATTTTAAAAGTTTTTTCTCCGAATTTTTTGTGCTCATGGAGGCGGATGCCGCCTCGCGGAATATCCGGGTTGCCATTCATATCCCGGATGACTTGCCCTATTGCTATGCCGACTCGGAGCGGCTGAAGCAGATTGTTTTAAACTTGGTCAGCAATGCCATGCGCTACAGCGATGACGGCGGTCAGGTCACCTTGACTGCCAGTGCCGATGACCAGTACTTCATTTTCACTGTTCAGGATACGGGGGTCGGCATGAATCCCCAGGATATGGCGCACGTCTTTGACCGTTTCTACCGATCTGATGCCTCCCGGGCACGCGATACAGGTGGCAGCGGTTTGGGCATGGCCATCACCAAGGGTCTGGTCGATGCGCATGATGGCATCATACAAGTGGCTAGCAAACCGGGAGAGGGCACCACGTTCACCGTTCGCTTGCCGCTCTATGAGGCGCCGGAAGAAGAAGGCTGATTTTTGTGTAAATGCTTGCAGTCCATGAAGCTGGCGTGTAGAATAGACACTAGAGAGAAATTAAAGTTTGCGATGATAGGAGGTTGTGCTTTGGACGCTAGAATCAGAATACTATTCCATAAAACACG harbors:
- a CDS encoding nucleoside triphosphate pyrophosphohydrolase yields the protein MDKRIYNKLVRDRVPEAIVAGGDQCVHTVIDDDKAFLEALDEKLDEELVEYQISKDVDKLADVLEVIYAICEAHDMQFQDLEKIRRDKRALRGGFKKKFLLQEIHETR
- the rpsI gene encoding 30S ribosomal protein S9; this encodes MAQIQYYGTGRRKSSVARVYLVPGNGNVTINGKDMAAYFGKKTLEMIVRQPLELTETTGRFDVRVNATGGGSTGQAGAIRMGIARALLEADPDYRLPLKRAGFLTRDSRMKERHKYGLKKARRAPQFSKR
- a CDS encoding HPP family protein, yielding MEVSNIMEKEVYFVTTAADVAETMRYMVDKNISGVPILDEAHRLAGFVSDGDLMAYLFKLGKRHDPLFAESLAALTDHDLEKNKALTEELQNTKVLSLATRKVITVQEHDTCEEACRFLGKKQIKKMPVVDTDNRVVGVLSRSTVVRYLYDYLTGQAAHGTDEASTN
- a CDS encoding glycosyltransferase, which translates into the protein MKIIIVTEIFYPSINGVATRIVEAIRYLKQAGHDVTVLTSTGQTRVFEGAEVIALGRHRFPMLGQLRWLSVASVLRRLIYEQEPDVIHIVNASLFGACGALTARQLGIPLVMSHHFDAAAWFRTHRFCGSSCRQLYWKVAKRCHNCADINLAISLAQRERLRAKGFDRVACIKPGVSTTTFHPRHADAEMRQRLSGGHPDNLLLLFVGKLDKDKNIDRLKALLQRAPDLHLALVGNGPMRKKLRRHFPADQVVFTGRLTGDVLAAAYASCDVLVYPAEKNDLALVVLEGMASGLPVLAQDTPAMRLQLEDGKTGYLVSFTSTDDLMDKINELRNPERLNAMSVAARHYSEQYSWTVSSQQLLDYYHLAVAHRRKQAFIR
- a CDS encoding sensor histidine kinase; amino-acid sequence: MSLSKKISLVLLSVVTIGGLLIGGLTIDSTTRSFDQYLFETRQSEINEWCDIYLDYYTSHNNSWKGVEQLNVSEETDLTIYLGQAYQRPIVLVSKDGRILVHPQRNFIGLTVNASLLNHGFPLEKNDKVIGYLLPMDYFDHKFWVLEESFIRNVSRSVIKGILATNLIAALIALILSQNMVRPLRDLIKNVRDMGTNDHFVPVAVYSDDEIGELAGAFNQMGLEIEKNSEARTRLFGDISHELRTPLAAIGATLENKLLRSEALPPEEISALYDEVLRMSNLVKELQSISRLDAGHLELSKTLIDFKSFFSEFFVLMEADAASRNIRVAIHIPDDLPYCYADSERLKQIVLNLVSNAMRYSDDGGQVTLTASADDQYFIFTVQDTGVGMNPQDMAHVFDRFYRSDASRARDTGGSGLGMAITKGLVDAHDGIIQVASKPGEGTTFTVRLPLYEAPEEEG
- a CDS encoding DUF503 domain-containing protein, whose product is MTLFYLELQGTLPMAESLKEKRMPLESLKASLKRHYNVSVLEVGDRDKWQVALIGIAGLAGSDAQADRSMDDIINHADLNWPGDIRVQDRIFLL
- a CDS encoding metallophosphoesterase, whose amino-acid sequence is MRIGFIGDLHIDYNTHHDFLTALAEACNCLKLDTIVFCGDTLTGAEQALTFYAKLRSRTNTKVLQIPGNHELYCLPEQSKNKLCLDADEYMDLMLNDERTSLFKNPIVHGQWCIIGGPSWYDYSLHRNYRRMDALAKRRFLHRNPEYKYLQDKKESPFINEKITAKSLMLMERQLRTIRERENGKHYKICSVIHMLPLAEMYKSSHVWATTVAFMGSKYYAELYETYGVDLCICAHSHIRRSLTKNGTTYVNVSLGHNFKWKHKTNLYSELLETIYVLEI
- the surE gene encoding 5'/3'-nucleotidase SurE, which produces MHILLTNDDGVFAPGLATLARHIIEKTDHRLSIIAPEVEQSGKSRAITLFRSMALKHVQIPTLMTPTFSVDGTPADCVRVGLRYLLEDVDLVLSGINYGVNVGGDVPYSGTVSAALEAARLEKPAIALSAQISGRQVFFDTAAEVLLQLLDILPDEFYHSRTVLSVNTPARPHADLVGLKVINCDAHITDEYEWVGTAGDVEYIRICNRYPEQLTVETDLHYVRQGYATLSPLSQIVSSEDEMLLLEEWLQS
- a CDS encoding response regulator transcription factor, giving the protein MQEKILVVEDEENIRQNIADYFADQGYAVLEAADGEQALDVFEAQKPDLIILDLMLPKIDGIDVCKQIRREHTTPVIMLTARSEEIDKLLGLELGADDYITKPFSLRELNARVKAVFRRSRPVADHTEDVRVFGPLKINLDRREVWLNGKTADLTPSEYAILVTLSENVGRPYSRLQLLTATLGESYAGYERAIDTHVSNLRKKIEPNPQKPIFIQTVYGLGYKFGDKYEPVKED
- the rplM gene encoding 50S ribosomal protein L13; protein product: MRTTYMAKAGEVDRKWYVIDAAGKPLGRVATQVAAILRGKHKPTFTPNVDCGDYVIVINAKDVVLTGKKESQKKYHHHSGYPGGLKSTTYGDLKQRKPSFMFERTVKGMLPHNRLGRKMFGKLKVYDGAEHPHAAQQPIVLDK
- a CDS encoding carbon-nitrogen hydrolase family protein → MDTLKVALIQMPVVTDKAANLQRAEAALRQAAAEGAQLAVLPEMWNTPYDTAVFADYAEDTEGASCTLLRRVARETGMVVVGGSIAEKDAQDRIYNTCFVYDESGALLAFHRKRHLFDIDVPGGQYFKESDVLTSGASSTTFSALGWTFGVGICFDMRFPEQAADMCAAGAECLIYPAAFNPTTGPMHWSLLLRARAMDAQAWTLACAPARRLDSGYTSWAHSMVVNPWATIEHDLGTEAGLRLARIDKSSLQAVRTQIPLREARR
- a CDS encoding acyltransferase family protein → MSLNNRAKRDLSIDGVKFATLWLVVLGHVLLFYDPACPSLFNMVPVAVPGAGPMARAIYSFHMPLFFMLAGMVYRPGKGCGAFIWKKVKRLLLPSMAVFISLMIPTLLYLGYYTPLTWRDFVFNYNLRHVWYAHALFCIFVLNRLCDALHMPKWLKLLAAGLVFFIHPALPINCLGPNIIYFQIGEVFGKRFNCRPAIWLTAGLAFALVFYTAGGREWPPVVQDFYVLGLAVTGGLFFYNLAKHIHYHSKEQLGVYLLHPMIIYLIHHALQAYHLPSWPLIIGVTGVSFALSMALTRLYHLLVRDRLIPAAKSLLAGGVGR